GACTGCTACCTATTAAAGTAATTCCTCTTTCAAGGATCATTCGCGTATTAATTTCAACCGGATATTCAGATACGCCAAGTAATGGAATCGAGCCTTCAGGTTGAATGTGATTAATAATTTGTTCTACAGCGTATTGACTACCAATACCACCAACACATTCAAAAGCATGGTCGACTGTTACATCTTCAGGAACTTCATCAATTTGATACGTTTCATCTGCAAATGAGAAGTAACTTAATTTTGAATGGTTTTTACCAAATACATATACTTTACTTTCTGGATAACGCTTTTTAAGGATTAGAGCAGTTATAAATCCTAAGTTTCCATCACCCCAAACGCCTAAAACATCGCGACGTTGATGTGCGCGTTCTTCAAATCGGACAATTGCATGCATACTTACACTGATTAATTCAGAGAACGCTGCAACTTGTAGGTTTATGTCTTCTGATAATCCTACTACACGGTCTCTTTCAAGAAATACATAATCTTGCATGAAACCATCATAGCCACTTGAACGAAACTTGCTCGTTTTTAAATAATTTTCAGCAATAACATCATCAACCTGAGTAGGTGTATTTGGAATCATCACGACATGAGAGCCTACTTTGAAATCACCTTTTGGATCATAAACAACTTTTCCGACACCTTCATGGATCAGTGCCATTGGTAATTTTTTAGCCATCGCTTCTTTGCCACGAGTACCAGTATAGTATCGTTGATCAGCAGCACAGATTGATAAATGTGTTGGACGTACAACGATATAGTCACCTTCTAGAGATTGTTCTTTATAAGTGATCTCAATTTGTTTTGTTGAAACTAAACGATAGATTTGATTAATCATTTTGTCGTCACCTGATCCTTTAAAAGTGCATTTGCTACTTTTAAGTCATACGGAGTCGTAATTTTCATATTAAAAACTTCACCTTTAACTAGCTTTACGTCTACACCTTTAAGAAGACAAATTTTACAAGCATCAGTTAAGATTGCTTTTTGTTCTGAATCTAATTCAGAATAGTGTTTCGTAAGTAGATTAATATTAAAACTCTGAGGAGTTTGTCCTTGATACATTGTATTTCTTACTGGGATATCTGTAATCGTATCGTGATTAGAAGATTGAATGATTGTATCAACAGCCTCAATAACAGTATCAACAGCTCCGTATTTTAGAGCCGCATCAATATTTTCTTCTATAATACGATGAGTT
This genomic interval from Gottfriedia acidiceleris contains the following:
- a CDS encoding IspD/TarI family cytidylyltransferase, producing MIYAEILAGGKGTRMGNVSMPKQFLALNNRPIIIHTIEKFILNDEFKKILVVTPKEWIQHTKDIIKKYIGMNDRIAVVEGGSDRNESIMSGIRYLQQNFEITDEDIIVTHDAVRPFLTHRIIEENIDAALKYGAVDTVIEAVDTIIQSSNHDTITDIPVRNTMYQGQTPQSFNINLLTKHYSELDSEQKAILTDACKICLLKGVDVKLVKGEVFNMKITTPYDLKVANALLKDQVTTK
- a CDS encoding ribitol-5-phosphate dehydrogenase — encoded protein: MINQIYRLVSTKQIEITYKEQSLEGDYIVVRPTHLSICAADQRYYTGTRGKEAMAKKLPMALIHEGVGKVVYDPKGDFKVGSHVVMIPNTPTQVDDVIAENYLKTSKFRSSGYDGFMQDYVFLERDRVVGLSEDINLQVAAFSELISVSMHAIVRFEERAHQRRDVLGVWGDGNLGFITALILKKRYPESKVYVFGKNHSKLSYFSFADETYQIDEVPEDVTVDHAFECVGGIGSQYAVEQIINHIQPEGSIPLLGVSEYPVEINTRMILERGITLIGSSRSGRSDFVETVNFLHEYPEVVEYLETLIGDVNEIRSIDDIHNAFERDLTTNWGKSVMEWKI